One genomic segment of Suricata suricatta isolate VVHF042 chromosome 16, meerkat_22Aug2017_6uvM2_HiC, whole genome shotgun sequence includes these proteins:
- the SPATA33 gene encoding spermatogenesis-associated protein 33, which yields MAGSRLDSGPTVLETVNKSFIHRHVKYLDVFFLLEKPEVKVNSSKKKVVIPQIVVTRASKETLTSDSSVGSKEQRTIREQVECGPYCRHRNPSTVAAYESRE from the exons ATGGCTGGCTCGCGCCTGGACTCCGGACCCACAGTATTGGAGACGGTGAAT AAGAGCTTTATCCACAGACATGTTAAATACCTGgatgttttcttccttctagagAAACCTGAAGTAAAGGTAAATTCGAGCAAGAAGAAAGTTGTCATTCCACAGATCGTTGTCACTAGAGCCTCAAAAGAGACTCTAACCAGCGACAGTTCCGTTGGAAGCAAAGAGCAGAGAACCATCCGGGAGCAGGTGGAATGTGGCCCCTACTGCCGACACAGAAACCCTAGCACAGTAGCCGCCTATGAGTCACGAGAATAA